A single region of the Glycine max cultivar Williams 82 chromosome 20, Glycine_max_v4.0, whole genome shotgun sequence genome encodes:
- the LOC100785643 gene encoding metal-nicotianamine transporter YSL1 isoform X1 — MISPSSGLNMEEEKKEEIVERDEDLEEQVPAAAEVEPQPWTEQITVRGLFVSMIIGITFSIIVMKLNLTTGMVPNCNVSAALLAFVFIRTWTKLLHKAGFVAKPFSRQENTIIQTCAVACYSIAVGGGFASYLLGLNRTTYELSGVENEGNNPGAIKEPGFGWMTGFLFVVCFVGLFVLIPLRKIMIVDLKLTYPSGLATAVLINGFHTQGDKMAKKQVRGFTKYFCTSFLWGLFKWFFSGIEDCGFEQFPTFGLQAWKQTFYFDFSMTFVGAGMICSHLVNCSLLLGAVLSFGVMYPLIDRLKGDWFPDNLEETNMKGLYGYKVFVSIALILGDGIYNFTKILISTVLNVNERMRSKNNKNVAADRHENPTEDLKQTDEFLRETIPLRIGVIGYVVFTMISIIIIPRMFPQLKWYYVVVAYIFAPSLAFCNAFGAGLTDINMAYNYGKVALFTLAAVTGKENGVVAGLVGCGLIKSVISVSCILMQDFKTAHYTRTSPRAMFICQVIGIAMGCVTAPLSFFLYYKAFDVGNPHGEFKAPYALIYRNMAIIGVQGFSALPQHCLQLCFGFFAFAIGVNMIRDFAPQKIGKWMPLPMVMAVPFLVGAYFAIDMFIGTVVVFAWQKLDSKKAELMVPAAASGLICGEGLWTLPAAILALARIKPPICMKFVPT, encoded by the exons ATGATCTCCCCATCAAGTGGCCTTAACatggaagaagagaagaaagaagaaatagtTGAAAGAGATGAGGACTTGGAGGAGCAGGTACCTGCTGCTGCTGAAGTCGAGCCTCAGCCATGGACAGAACAGATAACAGTGAGAGGATTATTTGTGAGCATGATTATTGGAATCACATTCAGCATAATAGTCATGAAGCTCAACCTCACAACTGGAATGGTTCCTAACTGTAATGTCTCGGCCGCACTTCTAGCCTTTGTGTTTATCCGAACCTGGACCAAACTGCTTCACAAGGCCGGCTTTGTAGCCAAGCCATTCAGTCGCCAGGAGAACACCATCATACAGACTTGTGCAGTTGCGTGCTATAGCATTGCTGTTGGAG GAGGATTTGCTTCTTATCTGTTGGGATTAAACAGGACAACTTATGAGTTGTCAGGAGTGGAAAACGAGGGTAACAACCCAGGTGCTATTAAAGAACCTGGATTTGGTTGGATGACTGGCTTCCTTTTTGTGGTTTGTTTTGTTGGTCTCTTTGTCTTGATTCCACTCAGAAAG ATCATGATAGTTGACCTCAAATTAACTTATCCAAGTGGCTTGGCAACAGCGGTTCTCATCAATGGTTTCCATACACAGGGTGACAAAATGGCCAA GAAGCAAGTACGAGGCTTCACGAAGTATTTTTGTACCAGTTTCTTGTGGGGTTTATTTAAGTGGTTCTTCTCAGGGATAGAGGACTGTGGATTCGAACAGTTCCCTACCTTCGGATTGCAAGCTTGGAAGCAAAC ATTCTACTTCGATTTTAGTATGACTTTTGTGGGAGCAGGGATGATTTGCTCCCATCTTGTGAACTGTTCTTTGCTCCTTGGAGCTGTGCTCTCTTTTGGGGTCATGTATCCGCTCATTGATCGGCTTAAAGGAGACTGGTTCCCTGACAATTTAGAAGAAACTAACATGAAGGGCTTATACGGTTACAAGGTTTTTGTTTCCATTGCTCTTATCCTGGGTGATGGCATATACAATTTCACCAAGATTCTAATTTCTACAGTCCTCAATGTTAATGAAAGAATGAGGagcaagaataataaaaatg TAGCTGCTGATCGGCACGAGAATCCTACCGAGGACCTTAAACAAACTGATGAATTTCTAAGGGAGACCATTCCCCTGCGGATTGGAGTCATTGGATACGTTGTTTTCACAATGATTTCCATAATTATAATTCCACGCATGTTTCCTCAGCTGAAATGGTACTACGTGGTGGTAGCTTATATATTTGCTCCATCTCTGGCATTCTGCAATGCTTTCGGAGCAGGTCTCACTGACATAAACATGGCATATAATTATGGGAAGGTTGCACTCTTTACGCTGGCAGCTGTTACAGGAAAAGAAAATGGTGTGGTGGCTGGACTTGTGGGTTGTGGTCTCATTAAATCCGTGATCTCAGTGTCTTGCATTCTGATGCAAGATTTCAAAACTGCACATTACACACGTACCTCTCCTAGAGCAATGTTCATATGCCAAGTAATTGGCATTGCAATGGGTTGTGTGACAGCTCCTCTCAGCTTCTTCCTATACTACAAGGCATTTGATGTGGGAAACCCGCATGGAGAATTCAAAGCTCCATATGCGTTAATTTATAGAAACATGGCAATCATCGGGGTCCAAGGTTTCTCAGCATTGCCACAGCATTGTTTGCAGCTATGCTTTGGGTTCTTTGCTTTTGCCATAGGAGTAAACATGATAAGAGATTTTGCACCCCAAAAGATTGGGAAATGGATGCCATTACCAATGGTCATGGCCGTACCGTTTCTGGTTGGAGCATACTTTGCAATCGATATGTTCATAGGTACTGTGGTTGTGTTTGCTTGGCAGAAGCTTGACTCCAAGAAGGCAGAGTTGATGGTTCCAGCAGCTGCCTCTGGACTAATTTGTGGGGAAGGACTATGGACTCTACCAGCTGCGATTCTAGCTCTTGCAAGAATTAAACCTCCTATCTGCATGAAATTCGTTCCTACCTAG
- the LOC100786164 gene encoding protein HLB1, with translation MPEPESQNGHEQDPEPQPETEPVPTEQTQPQLEPKSKSTPEPEPNPQPESEPVPTEQTQAQLEPKSGSEADPAVNDADLRETTIHSNETYANPSPTPQLRKDEGSRTFTMRELLNGLKNDSEPEREDGNSPYSPEQQQQQADQNNAAMDLINSVVGVDEEGRSRQRILTFAARRYATAIERNPEDYDALYNWALVLQESADNVSPDSTSPSKDALLEEACKKYDEATRLCPTLHDAFYNWAIAISDRAKMRGRTKEAEELWKLATRNYEKAVQLNWNSPQALNNWGLALQELSGIVPAREKQKIVRTAISKFRAAIQLQFDFHRAIYNLGTVLYGLAEDTLRTGGSVSAQEVSPNELYSQSAIYIAAAHALKPNYSVYSSALRLVRSMLPLPHLKVGYLTAPPVGASIAPHNDWKRSEFLLDHEKLQQIPRGEYKQVPPQNLSGRLVDAVSGDKKTIKVDIADIISVSACADLTLPPGAGLCIDTSYGSVYLVADSWESLDGWLDALRLVYTIYVRGKSDVLAGIITG, from the exons ATGCCCGAACCGGAATCGCAAAACGGACACGAGCAAGACCCGGAGCCGCAGCCAGAAACAGAACCAGTGCCAACAGAGCAAACACAACCACAATTGGAGCCGAAATCGAAATCCACGCCCGAACCAGAACCAAATCCGCAGCCAGAATCGGAGCCAGTGCCAACAGAGCAAACGCAAGCACAATTGGAGCCGAAATCGGGATCAGAAGCTGATCCAGCGGTAAACGACGCAGATCTCAGGGAAACGACGATTCATTCCAATGAAACGTATGCCAATCCTTCTCCCACTCCTCAGCTACGTAAAGACGAAGGAAGCCGAACGTTCACCATGAGAGAATTGCTGAACGGATTGAAAAACGATTCCGAACCGGAGAGAGAAGATGGCAACTCCCCCTACAG CCCagaacaacagcaacagcagGCAGACCAGAACAACGCTGCAATGGATTTGATAAACAGCGTTGTAGGTGTCGACGAGGAAGGCCGGTCCCGACAGAGGATTCTTACATTCGCTGCCAGGAG ATATGCTACTGCAATTGAGAGGAACCCTGAAGATTATGATGCATTGTACAATTGGGCATTGGTACTCCAG GAAAGTGCAGATAATGTTAGCCCAGATTCCACTTCACCCTCTAAAGATGCTTTGCTTGAGGAGGCTTGTAAGAAGTATGATGAGGCCACTCGTCTTTGTCCCACACTGCATGAT GCTTTCTACAATTGGGCTATAGCAATTTCTGATCGGGCAAAGATGCGTGGCCGCACAAAGGAAGCTGAAGAGCTATGGAAGCTG GCAACACGGAACTATGAAAAAGCAGTTCAACTTAACTGGAACAGTCCTCAG GCGCTCAATAACTGGGGACTTGCTCTTCAG GAACTCAGTGGCATTGTTCCAGCTCGAGAAAAGCAAAAGATTGTGAGAACTGCTATCAGCAAg TTTCGTGCAGCCATACAGTTGCAATTTGATTTCCATCGGGCAATTTACAATCTTGGAACTGTTCTG TATGGATTAGCAGAGGACACTTTAAGAACTGGGGGATCAGTGAGTGCTCAAGAAGTTTCACCAAATGAATTATACAGCCAGTCTGCAATATACATTGCTGCTGCTCATGCATTGAAACCAAATTATTCA GTTTATAGCAGTGCCTTGCGGTTGGTGCGTTCTATG CTACCATTACCACACCTTAAAGTTGGATATTTAACTGCACCTCCTGTGGGGGCATCGATTGCACCTCATAATGACTGGAAACGATCAGAATTCCTTTTGGATCATGAAAAGCTTCAGCAG ATACCCagaggagaatataaacaagtACCACCTCAAAATCTCTCAGGCAGATTGGTAGATGCAGTGAGTGGAGATAAGAAGACTATCAAAGTAGATATAGCAGATATTATTTCTGTATCAGCATGTGCTGATCTTACCTTACCACCTGGTGCAGGCCTCTGCATAGATACAAGTTATGGATCAGTTTACTTG GTTGCTGACTCTTGGGAATCATTGGATGGCTGGCTGGATGCACTTCGTCTAGTTTACACAATTTATGTGCGAGGCAAAAGTGATGTACTGGCTGGTATAATAACAGgatga
- the LOC100785643 gene encoding metal-nicotianamine transporter YSL1 isoform X2, with product MISPSSGLNMEEEKKEEIVERDEDLEEQVPAAAEVEPQPWTEQITVRGLFVSMIIGITFSIIVMKLNLTTGMVPNCNVSAALLAFVFIRTWTKLLHKAGFVAKPFSRQENTIIQTCAVACYSIAVGGGFASYLLGLNRTTYELSGVENEGNNPGAIKEPGFGWMTGFLFVVCFVGLFVLIPLRKIMIVDLKLTYPSGLATAVLINGFHTQGDKMAKKQVRGFTKYFCTSFLWGLFKWFFSGIEDCGFEQFPTFGLQAWKQTFYFDFSMTFVGAGMICSHLVNCSLLLGAVLSFGVMYPLIDRLKGDWFPDNLEETNMKGLYGYKVFVSIALILGDGIYNFTKILISTVLNVNERMRSKNNKNAADRHENPTEDLKQTDEFLRETIPLRIGVIGYVVFTMISIIIIPRMFPQLKWYYVVVAYIFAPSLAFCNAFGAGLTDINMAYNYGKVALFTLAAVTGKENGVVAGLVGCGLIKSVISVSCILMQDFKTAHYTRTSPRAMFICQVIGIAMGCVTAPLSFFLYYKAFDVGNPHGEFKAPYALIYRNMAIIGVQGFSALPQHCLQLCFGFFAFAIGVNMIRDFAPQKIGKWMPLPMVMAVPFLVGAYFAIDMFIGTVVVFAWQKLDSKKAELMVPAAASGLICGEGLWTLPAAILALARIKPPICMKFVPT from the exons ATGATCTCCCCATCAAGTGGCCTTAACatggaagaagagaagaaagaagaaatagtTGAAAGAGATGAGGACTTGGAGGAGCAGGTACCTGCTGCTGCTGAAGTCGAGCCTCAGCCATGGACAGAACAGATAACAGTGAGAGGATTATTTGTGAGCATGATTATTGGAATCACATTCAGCATAATAGTCATGAAGCTCAACCTCACAACTGGAATGGTTCCTAACTGTAATGTCTCGGCCGCACTTCTAGCCTTTGTGTTTATCCGAACCTGGACCAAACTGCTTCACAAGGCCGGCTTTGTAGCCAAGCCATTCAGTCGCCAGGAGAACACCATCATACAGACTTGTGCAGTTGCGTGCTATAGCATTGCTGTTGGAG GAGGATTTGCTTCTTATCTGTTGGGATTAAACAGGACAACTTATGAGTTGTCAGGAGTGGAAAACGAGGGTAACAACCCAGGTGCTATTAAAGAACCTGGATTTGGTTGGATGACTGGCTTCCTTTTTGTGGTTTGTTTTGTTGGTCTCTTTGTCTTGATTCCACTCAGAAAG ATCATGATAGTTGACCTCAAATTAACTTATCCAAGTGGCTTGGCAACAGCGGTTCTCATCAATGGTTTCCATACACAGGGTGACAAAATGGCCAA GAAGCAAGTACGAGGCTTCACGAAGTATTTTTGTACCAGTTTCTTGTGGGGTTTATTTAAGTGGTTCTTCTCAGGGATAGAGGACTGTGGATTCGAACAGTTCCCTACCTTCGGATTGCAAGCTTGGAAGCAAAC ATTCTACTTCGATTTTAGTATGACTTTTGTGGGAGCAGGGATGATTTGCTCCCATCTTGTGAACTGTTCTTTGCTCCTTGGAGCTGTGCTCTCTTTTGGGGTCATGTATCCGCTCATTGATCGGCTTAAAGGAGACTGGTTCCCTGACAATTTAGAAGAAACTAACATGAAGGGCTTATACGGTTACAAGGTTTTTGTTTCCATTGCTCTTATCCTGGGTGATGGCATATACAATTTCACCAAGATTCTAATTTCTACAGTCCTCAATGTTAATGAAAGAATGAGGagcaagaataataaaaatg CTGCTGATCGGCACGAGAATCCTACCGAGGACCTTAAACAAACTGATGAATTTCTAAGGGAGACCATTCCCCTGCGGATTGGAGTCATTGGATACGTTGTTTTCACAATGATTTCCATAATTATAATTCCACGCATGTTTCCTCAGCTGAAATGGTACTACGTGGTGGTAGCTTATATATTTGCTCCATCTCTGGCATTCTGCAATGCTTTCGGAGCAGGTCTCACTGACATAAACATGGCATATAATTATGGGAAGGTTGCACTCTTTACGCTGGCAGCTGTTACAGGAAAAGAAAATGGTGTGGTGGCTGGACTTGTGGGTTGTGGTCTCATTAAATCCGTGATCTCAGTGTCTTGCATTCTGATGCAAGATTTCAAAACTGCACATTACACACGTACCTCTCCTAGAGCAATGTTCATATGCCAAGTAATTGGCATTGCAATGGGTTGTGTGACAGCTCCTCTCAGCTTCTTCCTATACTACAAGGCATTTGATGTGGGAAACCCGCATGGAGAATTCAAAGCTCCATATGCGTTAATTTATAGAAACATGGCAATCATCGGGGTCCAAGGTTTCTCAGCATTGCCACAGCATTGTTTGCAGCTATGCTTTGGGTTCTTTGCTTTTGCCATAGGAGTAAACATGATAAGAGATTTTGCACCCCAAAAGATTGGGAAATGGATGCCATTACCAATGGTCATGGCCGTACCGTTTCTGGTTGGAGCATACTTTGCAATCGATATGTTCATAGGTACTGTGGTTGTGTTTGCTTGGCAGAAGCTTGACTCCAAGAAGGCAGAGTTGATGGTTCCAGCAGCTGCCTCTGGACTAATTTGTGGGGAAGGACTATGGACTCTACCAGCTGCGATTCTAGCTCTTGCAAGAATTAAACCTCCTATCTGCATGAAATTCGTTCCTACCTAG